The window AATGTTTATGTATTCACCATCTTATTTCAGTGTAGTAACATTTGGTAATTAGCTCAAAAGAGGAAGAGCTGAAGCTTATGGGAAGGTCATTAGTTTTCAGGTTAAGTTTATTGGATTTCCATTCTGGCATCCATCATTTCCATGGTAACCCATCCAGCAGGTATAGAAGTATTTCACTCTGAAACAAAGCAGTggccacatacagtatgtacacttTCCCACTGCCAGAAATGCTGACTAGAATATAAACTGTGTATTAATCCACAGCTAAAAAGCCAATGAATACACTTTTTACTTTGAATTTGAGTAATGTCTGCTAAAATCTACAGTGTGGCTGTAAGAACTTACTGATccttttttaaactgtaaattTGTGAcccatttttaaacatttatgccCTAAGTTAGAGCCATTAGGTTTGTGTGCCAGACAGGGTAGAGAAATCAAAATGTAGTAAGAGACAGACTAATGCATTATTGGTTTTGTATTCACTGACAGTAAGAAAACACAATCCTTTTCCGTTAGTTTGAGATGAGCAGGTGTGGATATTTCGGTGGTGAATGATGGTCAATGAATGTAGGGATTAATGTAGTGCCATGCTAAAAAAACTTTCCTCCCACTGCACATTGTATTTCTatccacctgctctctctctccctctgtctctttgtcgCATGTCTTGCATCCTTTCTTCTTGTCTCCTCATGAGGCTTCTTGTCTCCTCATGAGGCTCCTATGTGACGGAAATGGCACGTTGACTTCCACGTGAAAGCTGTTCTCCGGGCCGCCTGCCTGTCTGGCATACTTTCTGTGACCCATGTCTGCATGGCTTCAGTGCCAGTCCTGCCATCTTATCCCTCTCTCACTATATGTCCCCCTAACAGTCAGTGCCTCCTCCACGGCAGCTAGATCAATCTCTCTTTGGCCTGGTCATCTGGGGTGAGAGACATAGTGATTGATATGGAGATGGTAGTGAACTACCTGGAGGCACCTGCTACTGCTCATTCACTTAGCTTCGATTGATAACTCAATGTTTGACTCTAATCTGTTTGAGGAAGGAACCATAGTGCATTTCGGTGAGGTAATTACATCACAATTTCCTTGAGGAAAGGCAATAGCTAAATGCTTACACCATGTTATTAAATTATATAAGAAGACAGAgctttcctctctgctgttcttctgttctgttgaattagaaatatgttattttaggtttttaagtgtttttgaaTTCCGTCATGTTAGCTGTAAGAAATTAACTATGATATTTAGGGCCGGCAATTCACTACATCTAATACATCTTTCATAATAATAGTTGAAGAAACTACAAGGTCAAAGTTGCACCCACTTGAGGTTAACAGGGCTATACCCAGCTGACATCATGCATTTGCCTCTTGCCCTCAGCACAGCTGAAACCTTCAAATGGGCTTTTTACCCTCCATGAAGCACACTAAAAAACATGATTGCATACAATGCAATAAGGCCAAGCATCTCTCAAGGCTAGGTTACCCTAGCAACAAGTTACGTAGCAGCAGTCTGGATGAGGGAGCTAcctcagaggaggaggatgccTGAGAATAGAGGCGGAGACTAATCAGGATATTTTAGCAAAAACGAGTCTCAAATGGATGACACATTTCTGCTTTGCTCGAATAAAGGATCGAGATTAATATGATACTGTTACATATGCAGAAGCCAGCCATTGCTATGGGTTTAAGAACTATTGTACCACAGGATCAGCTAATAAACATAATGCATTATACACAAGTGCTTTAGTGTGGTTGTCTGCAGAGACAAAGAGCCTTgggtgtatgtatgtatttctgtctgtatgtatgtatggtCTAATCTCTTGTGGACATTGATGATAGGAGGCAGCTAGAAAAGCAGCCTGCATGGAAACAAATGTGGCTTCCACACACATTCAGTAAACACACAGCCTTCTCTACCCAGTCCTGCTGGTTAGGGGCAGCAATTGAGGTGattctaattaaaaaaatgtcaagtTTCATCAAATCCCATTTCTACTCATGTTTGAGCATCGACACAACACTGGGTGTGTCCACGTAAAACTCCTCACTGTGTTTAAATCTGAAAGATGTGTGTGGCAACGCATAACCAAAAGATTTTGATTATGTTTATCCCCATATTTATACAACTTAAGATATTCACATTAATATTATCGTATCAATTAGAATGCAACCTTTTTCTTTGTGCCAGACACAACAAAGAAATTCTGTCTTGCTGCATTGTGGAGAAGCATAACATGGAGTGAATGATAATTTAGTGAATGTCTCCATCTGCTGTGTATCAGAGGAAGTACTGCATTATGTAATAGGTGTGGGCAAACATGATAGCGCTGGAAGTAATACACATAGAGTTGTTATTTAACACTTTAGAAGATGTAATAAGCAATTAGTGCAGTTTCAAGTGCCTTTCATCAGAGAGGGTGCTGCTAATCAAATGGAAAATATCTATTTAGAGCTTAGCAGAAGAGGGAAAAGTCCAAACATAGATGGGCACATCAAGGAAAGTACAGTAATTTGATAAAAACTCTGGATTGTACAACCTGTGTGTGGTTATTCTGTATAtttgtagcagcagtagtagcagtGATGCTTACTAGGTCTTACACTTTAGACAGACATATTGGCTCATTAGCTCTGTGAAGGAACTAAAGAAAATCCTGCAGTGTTGATCACTTGTCcgttcatttttgtttccttgtgttGGTTTTTCGATCTTCACCAGCTAGTATGTAGTTTACGAGTAGTAACGAGTTTACTATGGAACCATGGCATGGACCTGGGGATAAAGATTGACTTTTACCATGAAAGCACTGATGAATTTTACATGATGGAGGTTTGAGGACTGAAATTGTTGTTATAAAGCGAGTACAAGTGATGGACTgcgtatctttttttttttttttgtggaccATTTAGTCTGGTTGTAGGGCTTTGACTTTATGTGCCAAAGGGAAAAGGTCAATTCACACATTGTTTCTTGTAAAAACCTGATGCATATATTACCCACACTGCAGCTCTTCCACTGCCAGCTTGGACACAGCTTTAGGTGTAACAGTGGTTGATGTAGCCTTACATCCCAAGCCTGAAAGACTTTATAAAATTGTTCTTCACATGTTCATACACCTCAAGCCTAGCAAACACTCTGATGCGTAAAATTGATGGCATGCCTCTTTAAGTTTGGCTTTTGCTGATTATTTAGTTTGCTTAGGATGCAAAACTCATTGTCTCATCAATAGAATGAATGTACAAAGGTGACAGCTGCTATAATGAATCAGGGGATACTCCAGCTACTGGTGCATGTCAAAAATATGTCAACAGCCCTGCATAAGTGCAATTGTCAGTATGATAACATGCTCTTATTGCAGATCACAGATCTATTTGTTACCATGGTAGTTTTTCCTATTTAGCACCAAAGTACAGCTGGGGACAGCAGTTACATTATTATCTATTCTAGAGTTATAGAATAATCATtctcaaaatataaaatttatgCAGTAGGACTGAGGTACTTGCAGAAAAATGACACTATTCATCACACTGTTGTATATGTAAAGCTTGTGTGTTTAATATGGCAATTTTAACCACCAGGTAGAATCAAAATAAGGGATTCGATCCAGCTAAGTAAAATATATGCACCACTTAGAGATCAGGACACTATAAAATACATCTCAGATTCATCAACCCCCCGGAAAAGTGTTGATCATACAGCTTCAGACAGACCACAAACACTTTCTCATCAGCTGTAGTCTGTACAGCATCAAACCCAGAGGCTGGGCAGCAGAACACCCGGCTTTCCTTGTGACATTTGTAGAACACATCCATATAAAGACACAGCCACTGGCAACACATCTGCAAATAGAGACAGTTACAGAACATCGTTTCTCCGTGGGAACAAAATGTGTACAGTATGCAGTTAAAGTCTGGCAATCGAACAGGTAGCGTGTACTGTATGACACACATGGACTGTACTACaacacagtatatacagtatacagtaacAGTGAGTAGATGTCTGACAAACTGGACTCTTGCTGTGCTTCTTGCTCTCAGTCGTGCTGCCTATTCACAGCTCTGCTTATGTGTTGATGAGTGTGAACAGACTCTTCTCCGTGTGGAGAGGCAGAAGGCGAGTGTGCTGTCATTTTCGGCCCTTGAAACACATTGTGGCTGTGGTGTTGCTTGATGCTTGCTCCCTAGTCCAGGCAGCGGGCATATGCTGTTGATGCTGTAAAACACACGTGCGAGAAGCCTCACACTGCAGATAAATCCCCTGCTGAAGTTTATGCAAAACTGGTTGGCAGAATgttaaaaagtgattttttttctttacagtttGAGCAGTAAAGATGTGACATCTCCTTTGAAAATTGAGGAGATATCTGTAGCCCAAAATAGTGGATAACAGACTTCACAGAGAAAGAACACAGCACACGTTCTTGGTTGTAAACTGCCATTAGGCACATTTGCAGAGGTTTAGAAAATGAAGAGACCTTTAAAAGCAGCcttgagtaaaaacaaaaggaaacctTAGACTTTTCTCAATAATATACTGAATCAGTGTTTACATTATTGGCAGTGTGCACTATTCTCTAAAAGGAATGTCTGAAGATATGAACGATTATTCCATGTTATCATCTTACACCATGTGGACAcctaaaaaaaaggaaataactAGCTGGTTGTTGCTAAGATCAAAACAGTCTGGTGATGTGGGGTAAAAACTGTACATTTACAATGTAGATATTTTCAGCCTCAGATTTTAAACCATAGAGAACACATTTAGTGTAAAAGCATAAGTGAGAGTTCCCAGTTTTCTTAAATATACTGTTTCTTTTGTCACATGTACACATATAAGCTTCAAGCCAACAGGCTGCTGTCAGACCTCCTCCTGCAATTGTTAGTGGAAAAGAACACATCACTATAAATCAAAAATCAGCAGTATATGCAAGGAAATGGTACAGGACATTTTGACAGTTTGACTTACaagttcctgtttttctttagttttaaatGAATCATAGAAAAATAGTAGTGTACAATATACAATCTGTCATGGTCCCTTTAATTTTTAGTGAAGTGTCTGCAGGGAGTGTATAACTCACACACCCTCACTAAACGGCGTCCGGCTTTTTTCAGATATTGCTGACCCTCCTCCGATCATCACTCTTTGTTCCCAGGTCACCCTCTAGCTCGAGCCTCATCCCATCTCTCATGTTATCTCTGCCAGTCTCTGGGCGGGTTAAATAAACAAGTCTCTATGATCCCTCTTTTGCCTCTGAACTCTCTGGTGCTGCTGGAGGCGCCTCTGTTGTGGGTGACTGGGCCCCTCCTGGACCATCTGTGCACAAACCCAAAAAGACACATTAagaaatatattacatttagtTTCAAGggcaaaaaaatgaagaattgTTATCAATACCAATGGCATCATGATCACTTCATCACTAAGTGTTAATATCTTTTTGCATCTGAGTCATTTTATGGCTGTTACATTATCAGAAACATCAGTGTGCTGGGACTAAGTTGGGGATATAAGGAAAACTGTATGGTGTCCAGGATCATAGCTAAAGAAGTAAGAGCACGCTTACTTAGGATAATCtgcatttacaaacacacaatataaaaaacattattatttatatggcaATAAGGCCATTCAGCaagtataaaacagaaaaggtaAACAGTCTCCAATCAAGATTTGGGAGTTCATAGAGATATGTAAGGACAGACTAAGACCAAACCTAGAACTGGACATAAATTTTGAACATGCATGAAATTGTGTTGTATTTGATTTAGTACATATTTGCTTTCTATCCATACAGCCGAAATAGTCAGCCCAGCAGTGTTCTTAATTTGGCACAGTCATGATGAATGACTTAAGTCATCCTCCATGTGAATAGACAGTTAGCCCTCTCCAAAGTGGCAGTCACAGCCCAAAACTGGCCCAGATGCTTCTAGCTGGTGCTGATTTTCAGATGAGAACAACCTTAGTCTTCATCCGAATCAGTCATATCTGGGAGCCATATATGCACCAGAGCCAGGCCAGGGGCCAAGTACAAACATGGGCATCAGGCTTGTGTTGGATTTCAACGATAACCcaatgtgatttattattttatttcctctatctGAAAGAGTAAGTGTGAAATAAATATGGACATGAGTTTTTGAACTGTGCTTGATGTTGCTACAAATTCTTGGCTTGTGCTcaataatataacaataaaaaaggtAGCTAGGGTATATTACCTTTGAGGGACAGCTCAGCCAGTTTAAGAGGCAGGTCACCAGGGTTAACACCCGCTGGAGAGCCCAGAATGTCAGGCAGGGCATTTCTCCTGCCTGAGCGCCCCGAGGAGGCAAAGTCCAACACTGGCTCGACTTCTGTCATCTCAGGGTGCCTCTAAGATAAAAAGAGGTAAAGGGTGAAATGTTGCATATTTGCCTGCCCACAAAAAAGTACTCTACACACATGGATGGATTGTGAAGCAATGGGCCCCTGGCCACAGACATGAAAAAGGCCCCCAACACCTCTAGGAGCAACAATTCGTcttatggtttgttttgtgtctgtttttagcCATTTTGTGTTAAGTCATTACCTGTCACCCTttagtcattttctgtctttttagtgttttgtttatgtctCTGTAGTTGTTTTCATCtactttttcttgtttcatgtCCTTTTATACTCCTCGTGCAGTCAATTGATTTACTTTCCAAAATGGTTAACAACCACTACGCAGTTCTTCCAGGAGCCCAAGGAGTCAGGGGGCTCCAAGGACAGTGTCCGGTAGTCCTGTTCACTAATTTATCCATGTGTACACCATGAAAGAAGGACTACTCTttgattagcttagcttaatGACTGAGTGATGCCCCTGGTTTGTTACAATATTAAAGCTTGAATAACGGAGTTAAGGACATTGTGTTTTCTAACTAACATAGATTTCATGACCagttacagttttacagtttgttgAGATGTACCAAGACAGTTGCTAAAGAAACACAAGTGCTATACAACACACATTATGGTCCAGTGTCCCTGTAAACTTTGAAAGTTATCCATAACATTAGAGGACCTAATTTAGCAGTACTAGAGGTACTGCCCCTTTGTCACAGTTATGTTGGATTGTTTACCTTGTCCAGAATACTTACTGAGCTACTCAGCTAGCGCTAGGTAACAGCAAAAGAAGCAGTAAGGTTGTTAAACAGTGAATGTGCATTAGTAccctttatttttctctaaGCTGATGTTTACCTTGGTCAATTACTTTTGAAATGATTACATTTGAGTAATACGCAGCTACATTTCAACATatctcagaaaacaaaatgtgcccAATCTGTTTAGTGATTTCAGTGTCAAGAGAGAAGATTTATCATTGAAGCGGAGGATGTGTCTGTCTGGTCTCATGGCAACCAGCAGCTGGGAAGTCAGCTCCGAGCTACATTGGTGACAGGCAGAATTACatcccctgtctctctctctctctccctctccctctccctctccctctccctctccctctctctctctctctctctctctctctctctctctctctctctctctctctctctctctctctctctctctctctctctcacacaaatacagtgagtcgctgttgctatggcaacagtACAGAAAAGCACCACTGGCAGGTAAACATATAACTAGAATCCATTTCGCATCCTATCTCCCTTTCTCTTCCCAAGCTCCAACTTTTGTTGTGTTAACCATGCGATTATGGGGAGCAAAATCCCATTTCCCATCGCCCTGTTTCAACAAAGGAATGACATGTGAGTTAATGCACATTTGCAgctatatatttacacacatacacacttgaacacacacaaacacagtctaGATCATGAGAAAAAAGGCCACAGCTTGATCGTCTGTTAGCCTTAAGCATTATTGTCGCTCAGCAATTGAGTTCATGGAAGCCACAGTGGCGCACTGTGGCctatttctttaaatatgtCCATGAGCATTTTCACACAATCAACTAAGCTAGTGACTCTACACACACAGGGAGGGAGGACTGCTGTGGACAGTGCAATGTAAACACACTAAAATGGTAGCTTTTGTCTGACTGTTTGATTAAAGGTGACACATGTAGCATTTTAATAATCTTAGGTATCAAACTAAGGGTGCTATCTATGATTACCATAAATGATATGATATGGTAAATCTATAACCACCTCACCCAGAAAGCCACTGCCACTTTCATGTCCAGATTGTACTTCTTGTGGTAGCTACAACCGCTCCAATTTCAGGTCCTTGAACTGAAGTGTTCTGTCGTGGTCTGTCAGTAGGATTGTACTGTGGGCGTCGAGGGAATCCAGAACATTGtttcccctccctctctggCCCCCCATGTCAAAGCTGCTCTTTGTCCTGGATTTAAGGCCACATTTGAACTCTGACAACAGGACTGCAAGACAGGACACTCAGCACAGCTTGTCTCACTTTCTTGCTTCACTCATTGGACAGGCTTGTCAAGATGACTGTTAATCTGGATACTCACTTTTTGTAATATGAGGTATATATTGACCTTCTAATTAATATCAGATAGCCAATAACCCAATAATGATGTGATAACTTTCACTACAGCGCCCAGGTTTTAGTCTGTAAGACCTGCACTGGAAGTTGCCTCAGCTAAAAACGGTATAACACCTGTTACAGCATCTAGTGATGATGTAATTGTAGCTTAGAGGTTTTGCCATGTTTTGAGATACCTGCTAGTAAGGGCTAAACATATGTTTTCACTGGCATCAATTCAGAAGTATGAATGTCAATAACCGCTTTAGAAAACCACCACTAATCCAGTCTTAATCATAATGAATTGTTTGGTAACTTTCATTAAGACATGGGATTAGACAGGCAGTTGCCCCTCAtcttaagttttattttagcCTATAATCCAACAACAATTTAGATAGGATTACCTTGTCAAGAAAATTAACCTAGATACTATAATGTCCACACCAGCTCAGTCAGATACAGGAACAAGCCACAGGTATGTTACACAACAAGATTGAGCTATAAAAGCCTTTTGATGGAAACACTGAGGTCAAGGATTGTTCACAAACAGTCTGCAAAgatgctgagcaaaaagaagaagtcgtttttctttaaaactgtaaacatgTGACAGCTCTACAGTTAAATAAGAGCTCATTAATGCTGCAAATTGCTACCTGCTATTTGCTATTTCTGAACACAGTGACAACAAATTACACCATGTGTACTTGAAACATCCTATGTTCTGCGGGGCCACTGGGTAAATAATCATGCAGATAAAATTATCCCCTCATATCTGGTCAGTAGGAcatgtgtaaaagaaaaaaggccTTTCACCCATGCCATGTATTCAGCGTGGAAGGGTATTTTTTCCACCCTGTGCTGTTTTGCTCCTTTGAGCACAGGGTATTGTGTCTGATCAAACCTTGCTGTCCATGGCAGCAGCTTTATGCAGAAGAAGGCTTGGTGGCTTTTTGAAAGCACTAGCTATTCTAAATGGATATACAGGTCCAAGGTCGCTGGGCAAAAAAATGCTTGTTTTCATCGACTGCTGAATGAAGattttcagcaccatggacagagcaagagaaagaaaacacgaCAAATGCTGAGAGCTTGATAACTTGCTTTGCTCTATTCAAGAACCAGGCGAATTAAATATTCCACCATAACCGAAGGCCTTTCAGGAATTGTCAATCTCTAGTCTTCAGTTGAACaaatgcatccatccatccattacctataccagcttattcctattttgggtgaaaggcaggggtacaccctgacaggtcaccagtccatcttAGGGTCTAGAACAAATTCACCAAGAAggtattatgtttttaaagttacagCTCTTAGAACTGGTTTGGTGGTCATTCAAACAAACACGATGCAGAGCAGCAACACTGCACCTAAATTAACTAGTAAATATCAGTCATACTATGAATCAGTCTTCACGGATTTCGTTGCAAGTACAATTTTGCTACGTGTACTTGACTGTCCAGTTTCTGCCTCTTCACTACattacagagacagaaactTTTCAGAATCAATACATTATAATCATAAtgtattgatccctggtggaaAATTCATAAGCTACATAATACTATGgcaaaaataattcaaatctAAGCATATGACGTATTTAAGTaagctccacctttaccagctgtaacattaaaactgataatcataaaaacatttttgcatattctatttatttattttcagttcttAATTTCAAAGCTGAAGATTTTTCCTGTGTATACAAAGTAGTTTTACTGTGTATACAAAGTAATAGTGACACTGTTTCTAAATGCACTCAAACCTAGTTGGGACTTTACTATCATTTGTTGTTACTTATCCACTGATATATACACAAATAATGATACACAGTATGGGCAATAAGCTAAGCGCCTATCTCCACTGTGCACTGTTTAAGAGGTTACATTAGAAATTGTGCTATCCCTATAGTTTGCTTGAAATGACACCATTCATCCC of the Mastacembelus armatus chromosome 11, fMasArm1.2, whole genome shotgun sequence genome contains:
- the pkib gene encoding cAMP-dependent protein kinase inhibitor beta encodes the protein MTEVEPVLDFASSGRSGRRNALPDILGSPAGVNPGDLPLKLAELSLKDGPGGAQSPTTEAPPAAPESSEAKEGS